The Rhodopseudomonas julia DNA segment GATACATCGCCGCCTGCCGCGTCTGCGCGACCCGGGCGACCCCTCTTCGGGGGTTGCGGAGCTCGCCCCGCTCGACCCGGAAGACCGCGCCGAGCGCTCCCTCGGCAAAGCGGCAGACGGACATGTCCCTGGCCGTCCCCACATGGGTGGCGACACCGCGACCGGCTTCGCTCCGATACGGCCCGAACCCAGCCTGCGGCCGGCGCAAAGCGTGAAAAAGTTGGTTTTGCATGGCCCCTCCTCCAGAATAGGATTTCTTTCCTATATCGCGAAGAGACGCAACCGGGGATATGTTTTTCGGTTACCGCACACCTTGTCGCGCAAGAGGCGGCGAACTTATCCCCGGCGCTCCGGGGCCTGCGATCGTACCGCGAAAGCTTCAGGAGCTCCCGGCATGGTCGATGCGCAATGCTTGTACGATACACAGATTCTCGACGGCACCGAGAGGCCGCAGGGCCGGCAACGACGCGCCGCCTCGGAGCTTGCCCGTCAGGTCAAAGCCGGTGCCGACACGTATCACCGCGACAACGACTTGCCGCGGTTGATCCATCGTCTTCCGGGAGAACTTGGGAAGAATGAAACGGAGCGCGCACACGCCATCGTCGCGCGTCTCAAATGCGCCTTGCGGGCGGAACGCAGGAAAGGCCGGGCCGGCCATTGGAGCTACGATCTCAATCGCCACATCGCGCTGAAGACAGCGCTCAAAGTGGAGAGCGACGATCTTGCGCGGCTCTGCAAGGCCCGGACCTTGAAAAGGAAAACGCCGGCGTAAGAGCCGGCGCCCAGGAAAAGCAAAACGCCGGCGTGAGAGCCGGCGTCTGACACGTTCGGAAGAAAACGTCGTTCAGCGGCGGCCGCGCTTCTGGCCGAGACCCATCTGCTTGGCAAGCTGCGAACGGGCCTTCGCATAGTTCGGAGCGACCATCGGATAGTCGGCCGGCAGGCCCCACTTCTCGCGATACTCTTCCGGGGACAGGTCGTAATGCGTGCGCAGGTGACGCTTCAGCGACTTGAACTTCTTTCCGTCTTCCAGACAAATAATGTAGTCCGGATTGATCGAGCGACGGACCGGAACGGCCGGCTTCTGCGGCTCCGGCTCGGGCTCAGCGCCACCATCGGCGGTCGTCTGCAGCGCCTGATAGATGTTGCCGATCAGACCGGAAATATCGCCAGCCGCAATTGTGTTGTTGCTCACATAGGCAGATACGATGTCTGCCGTGAGCTCGATCAGGTTGTCGTTCTGGATAGCCTCTGCCATTGAATCCTCGCTATGTGACCTTTGCAGCAACACACTGCAAGTCATCAAGTGCGCCTTGCTACTGCTGGTGGCGCGGTCTGACAAGAAGAAAAAACCTTACATCACAGCAATCTTAGCGGCGTTTCACCGCGCGCAACAAGAAGGTGTGAAATTCTGCCAGCACTCGCTCTCACAATCCTG contains these protein-coding regions:
- a CDS encoding MucR family transcriptional regulator, whose product is MAEAIQNDNLIELTADIVSAYVSNNTIAAGDISGLIGNIYQALQTTADGGAEPEPEPQKPAVPVRRSINPDYIICLEDGKKFKSLKRHLRTHYDLSPEEYREKWGLPADYPMVAPNYAKARSQLAKQMGLGQKRGRR
- a CDS encoding DUF6477 family protein, with protein sequence MVDAQCLYDTQILDGTERPQGRQRRAASELARQVKAGADTYHRDNDLPRLIHRLPGELGKNETERAHAIVARLKCALRAERRKGRAGHWSYDLNRHIALKTALKVESDDLARLCKARTLKRKTPA
- a CDS encoding helix-turn-helix domain-containing protein produces the protein MQNQLFHALRRPQAGFGPYRSEAGRGVATHVGTARDMSVCRFAEGALGAVFRVERGELRNPRRGVARVAQTRQAAMYLVHVGSGLTLTEVGAHFGRDRTTVAHGCRMIEERRDEPVFDQVMECLEYALKRWMSVFGEDAG